CGGCGCACTTTGCAAATATGAATGAACAAATCTTATGCGTTTCGGCTCGATTTTGTATTTGCGCATTGCGCAGATTACGTCGCACAAACGCTCGGCGCGGTGAACCATTGAAAAATAACCTCCGCATTTTAAAAGATAAGCGGAAATTTTTGCAACGTCATCAATGTTTATGGTTATTTCATGGCGCGCCAGTGCTTTTTTGTCGCTCGGACTTAAAAATCCCCAGTTTCCGTTCATATACGGCGGATTGCAGGTCACCGTGTCGGCGTATCCCGACGGCAGATGTTCCTTAATTCCTTTCGCGTCGCAGTTTATAAAATCAACGCGGCCGCATATACCGTTAAGCTCGGCGCTCCTTTTCGCAAGAAGGAACGGTTCTTTTTGAATTTCCACGCCGATAATCTTTTCGGCCTTTGTTTTTCCTGACAAAAGCACAGGAATAATTCCGTTTCCCGAACACAAATCAACAACCTTTGCATTAGGCTTGACCGTCGCAAATGCAGAAAGCAAAACAGCATCGGTGCCGAAACAAAAAAGGTCTGTATCCTGTATCAGCTTTAAATTTTTAACACCCAAATCGTCAATACGTTCCATTAAATAATCTCCACTTCAAACTTATGTATATTTTACAACATTTTAAAAATTTTTTCAATATAAAATACATTAAAACTTAAAAAAATGTAAAAAATAAGTGCGAAAGCAAAACCTTCGCACAAATTCTTTCCGAATGAAAACGATTATTCAGCTTTGGGAGCATCAACAGGACAAACACCTGCGCAAGCACCGCATTCCAAACATTCGTTAGCGTCGATTACATATTTGCCGTCACCTTCAGAAATGCAGGAAACGGGACATTCGCCTGCACAAGCACCGCAGCTGATGCAGTCATCACCGATAACATATGCCATCTTAAAAACACCTCCACAATTTATTAACCACATTATACTATCTTTTTTTATAAAAATCAAGTGTTTTTACTTATTTTTTTCAAAATCCGCCGTGGAAAATCAATCCTCAAGCGCTTTTAAATCTTTGCTTTCGCTGTCGTCGATTTTTACGTTCACTTTTTTGAGAATTTTTATGTCGGAAAGCTTATATTCCTTGATTTCTTTCTCTCCGTCAATGTCGAGCGAAACGTTTACAAGCGATTTTAAAAGATTTGCCGACACAACAGTTCCTTTACCGTCGGGAGTTTTTACAACCGAGCCGGTGTGCGGTGTGCGCCTGATAAGATCCTCGTATGCCTCCTGCTCATTTTTAAGACAGCACATAAGACGTCCGCACGTACCCGAAATTTTCGTCGGATTAAGCGACAGACTCTGCTCTTTTGCCATTTTTATGGAAACGGGTTCAAACTCGCCGAGATACAAACTGCAGCAGAGAGGACGTCCGCAAACGCCTATTCCGCCGAGCATTTTTGCCTCGTCGCGCACGCCGATTTGACGAAGTTCAATTCTCGTTTTGAAAAGCGACGCCAAATCGCGCACCAATTCACGAAAATCAATTCGTCCGTCGGCGGTGAAATAAAACAAAATTTTGTTGTGGTCGAATGTATATTCAACGTCGACAAGCTTCATTGCAAGCTCGTGTTCTTCTATTTTTTTAACGCATTTTTCAAATGCCTGTTTTTCCTTTTCCTTGTTGTCCAGCATAATTTTTATGTCGTCGTCTGTCGCTTTGCGCAAAACTTTTTTAAGCGGAGAAACAATTTCGTTCTCGCTGATTTCTTTGTTTGCAAGCACAACAGAGCCGAATTCCACACCGCGTGATGTTTCGACGATTACACTGTCTCCTTTTTTTATTTCAATATTTTCAGGGTCAAAATAATAAATTTTTCCCACACTTTTAAATCTCACTCCAACTACATTAACCATTTATTTCCTCCCAAAGCTTTATAAACATATCATTGACGCACAACGCGTATGCGCCGTATTTTCCGAGTTCGCGCTGTAATTTTGCAATAATCTCCAGCGACGACACAACGGATTGTTTTGTTGTTTCCGTGTTAAATCTGTCGATAGTTTCCGTCTTGTCGCGGTTTATAATTCTGCCTTCCAAAAAATTCTTTTTAAGCAGAATATCGCCGAAAAACAGCGTTAAAAATTCAAAAAGCGTATCTTTTTCATCTTTATTTTTCCCAAAGAATTCACATAACGGATAAATTGAAGTCCGCTTTTTTTGAATAAGCAACGGAATTTTGTTGAAAAATTCTTCGCGCAGGGTTAAAAATTCGCCGTCCTCCGAAAGCGACAAAAACTTACCCGGATTTCCCATTGAATATGCCGCCAAAAATTCGTTTTTACTGCCGAAAATCTCAAAAATTGCCTCGTTGGACAACGGCGGTATCAAGACCGACGCACATCGCGAAAGAATGGTCGGCAGAATTTTGTTTCTGTTCTCGCAAAGAAGTATGAAAACCGCATATTCGGGCGGTTCTTCAATAACTTTCAAGAGCGAGTTCTGCGCGGTTTCGTTCATCAGATGCGCGTTTTTTATGATAAAAATTTTCTTGTCAGCGCTCTGCGGACGAATGAAAACATCTGTCACAAGTTCGCGTATTTTCGACGCGCCGATTTCCGCTTTATCGTCGTTTGAAATTGTTATGACATTCGGATTTGTGCCTGCGTAAAGCGTTTTGCACGCGTTGCACTCAAGGCACGGCGGATTGCTTTCGCACAGGATATGCGCTGAAAAATATTTTGCCATCGTTTCTTTGCCTGAGCCTTTTGCGCCCTCGAAAATATACGAACTTAAAAATCGGTTTTCATTTTTTAACGAATAGAAAAAATCCTTTAATTTTTGCTGACCTGTCGGCATAAGTTTTGCGTTCAAATTCTTTCAAACCTTTCAATATCCTGCACAAAAACCGTTGCACCGCCGACGTCCACTTCGGTCGGACGCGTTGCATAACCGCCCGCGGTTTCAAGATATGCAGGCGTTATGACAACCTGTTTTCTGCGGCGGCACTGCGATTTTATAGTGTCAATCGCTTTCTGCACGAGGTCGTCCTCCGTGCCGATAATAAGTGTCATATTTCCTACTTTCAAAAAACTTCCCGTCGTGGCAAGCTTGGTTACGGCAAATCCCTCTTTGTTGAGCGCCTCCAGCACCATCTGCCCGTCGTGGTCGTTCACTATTGCGGTTATAAGTTTCATATGTGCACCTCATTTTCGGGGTAATTTTATATACATACATTAGATTATACTATATTTTAAAGCAAAAATCAAGTATTTAATGCGCATACAAAAACGGAACGCACATTTTTATGCGTTCCGTAAAAATTTTCAAAATTCAATTATCACGCGTTTGTATCTGTATCATCAGCGCCCGTGTTTTCGGAATTTGACGAATTGTCCGAGTTTTCAGTGTTTTCCTCGGCCGATACTGCCGTATCTTCCGAAACGCCCTCAAATTTCAAACCGTCAAGCTTTTCACCGTTAAATACCTTTTCAAATTCCTCGCCTGAAATTTTTTCTCTTTCGATTAAAACTTCGGCAACAGCGCGGAGTTTATCCATATTCTGCGTGAGCATTGTTTTGCATCGTTCATATGCGGTGTCGATAATATCTCTGATTTCCTCGTCGATTTCAGCAGAAACGTGCTCGCTCATATTGCGCGACTGAACAAAATCACGGCCGATAAACACCTCGTCGTGGTCGTTGCCGAAACAAATCGGACCGATTTTATCGCTCATACCGTATTTTGTAACCATATCGCGTGCAATTTTCGACGCGCGCTGAATATCGTTCGACGCACCCGTGCTGATGTCGTTCAGCGTGAGTGCCTCGGCACTTCTTCCGCCAAGAAGCACAATAATCGAATCAATCATTTCACCTTTTGTGTTATAATATTTATCCTCACTCGGAAGGCTCATTGTGAAACCGCCCGCCCTCCCGCGCGGAATAATAGAAACCTGATGAACGGGGTCTTGCGACGGCAAAAGGCGCGTGATAATCGCGTGACCTGCCTCGTGATACGCGGTAAGTTTTTTCTCGTGTTCGCTCATATTGCGCGTTTTCTTTTCCGTTCCGACGACAACTTTAATCATTGCGTCCTCGATTTCCTGCATATTTATCTCGGTTTTGCTCTTTCGAGCCGCCAAAAGTGCCGCTTCATTGAGAAGATTTGCAAGATCCGCGCCCGTAAATCCAGCAGTAGTTTTTGCGATAACCGACAAATCAACGTCACTGCCGAGCGGTTTTTTGCGCGAATGAACTTTCAAAATTGCCTCTCTGCCGATTATATCGGGAACATCGACAACAACCTGTCTGTCAAACCTTCCCGGACGCAAAAGTGCGCTGTCGAGAATATCGGGTCGGTTTGTCGCGGCAATAACTATAACGCCGACGTTAGCACCGAAACCGTCCATTTCAACAAGGAGCTGGTTAAGTGTCTGTTCGCGCTCGTCATGGCCGCCGCCGAGACCTGCTCCGCGCTGACGGCCCACTGCGTCGATTTCATCAATAAATATAATACTCGGTGCTGCTTTTTTCGCCTGTTCAAACAAATCCCTTACACGCGACGCGCCGACACCGACAAACATTTCAACAAAATCGGAACCGCTGATAGAGAAAAACGGAACGTCCGCCTCGCCCGCAACAGCTTTTGCCAAAAGGGTTTTACCTGTTCCCGGAGGGCCGACCAAAAGCACGCCTTTCGGGATTTTCGCACCAAGTGCAGTGAATTTCTGCGGTGCGCGCAAAAATTCGACAATTTCCGCAAGTTCCGCTTTTTCAACGTCCGCACCTGCAACGTCTTTGAACGTTACGCTGTCTTTATCCTTAACGCTGACTCTCGCACGGCTTTTGCCGAACGACATAGCTTTTCCCGTGCCGCCGCCCTGCGACTGACGGAAAAACATTATCCAAAATGCTATAATAATTATCGTTAAAATGAGCGACGGAAGCATAGAAAGCCACCACGGCACAGGACTCGGCTGCGGTGTGACAAGCTTAAGCGACTCTTCACTCACCTGTTTTTTTATCTGGTCTCCGGCGTGCTGATACAAAATTTCAATATCGGGAATATCCGCAACAAGCGTTGTTTCTTTCTCGCCCTTACCCTCTTTTATAACCGCGATTGCCTGATTGTTTTCATCAATCTGAAGTTGGGTTACACTTCCCTTGTTGATGTAGTTTACAAGCTCGGAAAAACTGATTTCCTTCGGACCGCTCTGGTAGTTTAAAAGCGTAAAAATAAATATAATAACTGCGAAAAGCAAAACATAAAAACCGATACCTTTTATGTATTTTTTCATACGCACCGCCTCCTTATAAATATTGTTGCCAAAAAAACATAAAATATTATTACTTGTAGTATTCTTCCTTTAAAATTGCTATATACGGCAGATTTCTGAAATGCTGCGCATAGTCAAGACCGTAGCCGACAAGAAAATTATCTTCAACGGTAAAGCCGACGTAATCAGCCTCGATCGGCGCCTGACGTCTGCTCGGCTTATCAAGAAAAGCGCACAGCTTAACGCTTGCCGGATTTCTTGTGTCAAACATCTTTTTAAGATTGTTAAGTGTGATACCCGTGTCGATAATATCTTCTATAATAAGAAGGTGCTTTCCGTCAACGGGAACGTTTATATCCTTGATAATTTTAAGCGAACCGCTGGTTGTTGTGCCGTTTGAATAACTCGAAACCTGCATAAACTCAATGGAGCACGGAATGTCAATTTCGCGCGCAAGATCGGCTGTAAACGCAAACGAACCTTTTAATATGCAAACTAAAATTATCTCTTTGCCGGCATATTCTTCGGAAATCTGTTTTCCTAACTCTTCAACTCTTTTTTTAATGTCCTCACGAGTGTAAATAACCTCGCCTATCGTTTTTGGGTCAATCATAATTATCTCCTTAACTGTCAAGTTTTAATCATCAAAATTCGTTTGCTTTCTCTATTCACAAAAAAATCCTTGCCGACCGCAAATCCGCAAACCGCTAAAATCTTATCATCAGTAGCAACAACGGAGATTTTATCCCTTTCATCGGGATTTATCTTGCGGTCGATAAATATATCTTTTAACTTTTTTGTGCCGACGTTTGCAACGGAAATTTTATCTCCGTTTCTTCGGTTTCTTATATAAATCGGTTCATCTATTCCGTCAATGCAGATATATGATGCCGAATTGAAATCTGTAATTTCGTCAAAACTCACAAAAGAAACATCAAATTTTGTGTTAATTTCATCAAATATTTTTTGCAAATTTATATCGTTTCCGTCAAAAATGCGGTATTCAAAACCTTTGTTTTCGCCTGAAATACCGTTTTTATCCGCAAAAACGGTGTTATCGTCCGCAAAATTAACTTTAAATCGTAGTATATCATAATTATTTGAAATTGTCAAACCATAATTTCCCAAATAAATCTTTTTGCCTCGGGTCAAATTTACCGCGGAATTTATAAACTTTGCCGATGCGTGAAAATCATTTATGATAAGTTGCGCACAAAAAATTACAAGATGTTTTTTCACGGTGACGTGTTCGTTTTTGATTTTGTTTAAATCCAAAAACACCTCGCTGTTTTGGTACACAACACATTTTTCCGCAGTTTTTTTGGTATATTCACAGATAAAATCATTTTCTTCGCCGAGAATTTTGCCGTTTTCAAACACGGTATTTATCAGCGACGGGTTGATTTTCTGCATTTCTTTTATAATAATATTCCTGATTTTGTTGCGCGAATACTCATTTTCAAAGTTTGTTTTGTCGGTGACAAATTCAATATTTTTGTCGCGCAGATATTCCTCAATTTCATCTCTCGAACATTCAATCAGCGGACGGACAATTCTGCCGTTAACAGGCAAAATTCCTTTAAGACCGCCGGACGACGCACCGCGTATAAAATTAAAAATGCTCGTTTCAACGCTGTCATTTTTGCTGTGCGCAACGGCTATTTTGTCAATACCGCAAATATCGGCGGTTTCGTAAAAATACGAATACCGAACATTCCTGCCAGCCTCCTCGCACGAAAGCCGTTTTTCTTTGGCATATTTTTTCACGTCGGCTTTTTTGACAAAACATTTTATATTGTTTTTCGTGCAAAAATTCTGCACAAAATTCATATCAAAATCGGCGTCCGCACCGCGCAGACCGTGGTTTATATGCGCAGTGCAAACCTTAAATCCAATCGACATAAGAGCGCACACAAGCGCGGTTGAGTCCGCACCGCCGGAAAATCCGGCGAGCACGCTCTCGCCGCCGGAAAGCATATTATGTTTAATTATGGTATCATAAACTTTTTTCTCAAATTTATGCAAATTATCACCTTATCTTTGAGGTTCGGTGTGGATTGTGTCGAGATTTGAAAACTGCGTGTATTCACCGCGCCAGCCGACGTTAAACGAATCGGTCGAGCCGTTGCGGTGTTTTGCGATTATAACCTCGGCAACGTTCTGGTCTGCCGATTGGTCGTATTTCGCCTCGCGGTACAAAAACATAACAATGTCCGCATCCTGCTCGATTGCGCCCGAATCGCGCAAATCGCTCAACTGCGGTTTGTGGTCGCCCCTTTTGTCCGCCTCACGGTTTAGCTGGGAAAGTGCAATAACCGGAACTTTAAGCTCTTTTGCAAGAATTTTCAAAAGACGGCTGTTTTCCGAAACCTCCTGCTGACGGCTGTCGCGTCCCGAACCGCTCATAAGCTGTAAATAGTCAATTACAATCATATCGAGCTGACCTTTAAGACTCAATCTTCGGCACTTTGCCCTGATTTCCGCAATGGTAATGCCGGGGGTATCATCTATGTAGATGTTTGCCGACGATATATACTCCATTGTGTTAACAAGCCTTTGCGCATCGTTTGCGTCCAAGTCGCCGACACGCATCTTTCCGCTTGAAATAAGTGCCTCGGACGAAAGTATTCTGTTTGCAAGCTGTTCTTTACCCATTTCAAGGCTGAAAATCGCAACGCTTTTTTTATAGCGAACCGCCGCATTTGTGGCAATGTTAACCGCAAAACTTGTTTTACCCATTGACGGACGCGCCGCAATAAGAATAAGGTCGGTCGGCTGAAGTCCGGCGGTGCGCTTGTCCAATTCGTCAAAGCCTGTCGGAACGCCTGTAACATTGCCTTTATTTTTCATAAGATCTTCAATTTTTGAAAGATTCGATGCAAGAATATCGCGGATATGATAAATATCACTCATTTCCTTGCCCTGTGAAATTTCAAGAATTTTATTTTCGGCAATATTGATAACCTGGCTCACGTCGTTGTCGGAATTGTAGCTTTTTTCGGCGATTTCGCCTGCCGCGCGGATAAGTCTGCGTAAAATTGCTTTATCTTTGACGATCTGAATGTGATATTTCAAGTTTGCAGTGGTGGAAACCATATAACGCAGTTGAGTAAGATACTGCGCACCTCCGGCGGAATCGAATTTTTCGCCGAGCGCGCTCTGCAAGGTTACAAGGTCGATGGGCTCCGCTCTGTTTGAAATGTTTATCATCGCCTCAAATATGTTTTTGTGCTGTTCTATATAAAAATCTTCAATTTTAATTTTTGCACTTATATCCGGCATACACTCATTGTCAAAAATGATTGAACCCAGTATAATCTGCTCCGCCTCAATCGAATGAGGCATAGTTCTTATAACTTCTTCCGCCATAGCTATCTCCTATCGAAATTACTGTGCTTTTACAGTTACTTTAAGCTTGGCAACAATTCCGGGGTGAAGTTTTATGTCAACGGTATATGCGCCCTCGCTTTTAATGCCGTCGGGAAGCACAAATTTGCGTTTGTCAATGTCAAAGCCGTGCTCTTTTTTGAGAATTTCCGAAAGCTCTTTGCTTGTAACAGAGCCGAAAAGCTTGCCGTTTTCGCCGGCTTTAGCCGATATATTAAGGCTGATCTGCGCAATTTTTTCCGCAAGTTTTTTTGCATTTTCTTCTTCCATATCCTTATGATACTGAATAGATTCCTGCTTGCCCTTTGCGGCGTTGAGGTTTGCCGCAGTAGCTTCAACCGCCATTTTCTGCGGAAGAAGGAAGTTTTTCGCAAATCCGTCGCTGACGTTTTTTATTTCGCCTTTTTTGCCTTTGCCTTTTACGTCCTGAAGAAAAATTACTTTCATTTGTATTACCTCCGTTTTTGTTAATTACTTATTTTTAAGATATTCGTCGATAAGATTTTTAAGCTGTGATTCAACATCTGCAACCGACGCATTTTTTATATACGCGCCCGCCATTGTCATATGACCGCCGCCCGAAAGTTTTTCCAAAATCACCTGAACGTTGATTTCGCCGAACGACCGTGCGCTGATTGTAACGTCTGCGCCGAGCTGGCATATTACAAACGAGCACGTCACACCCTTGACGTTCAAAAGCTCGTCTGCCGCCTGCGCAACGATGGTTTGCATATCCTCCGCGCTCTTTTCGCAGGCTGCAAAAACTATGTTGTTTTTGTAAAAATGTGCGTTTTCTATAATGCGCCATTTTTTAGCTACGGTATTCATATCCACCTGGAAAAGTTTCTTTATATAAACGGTGTCTATGCCGAGTTTTTTAAGATATGCCGCCGCCTCAAATGTGCGCACGCCGGTTTTGAACGAAAAGTTTTTGGTGTCGAGATAAATTCCGGCATAGAGCGCGTCCGCCTCGATGCGCTTTAACATAATCGAACTGTCCATATACTGGAGCATTTCGGTTATAAGTTCGCTCGCGCTCGACGCATACGGTTCGTGGTACGTCAGCACCGCATTGTCGATAAAATCTGCACTGCGCCTGTGATGGTCAATCACTACGATACGGCTTGTACACTCCAAAAGCTGCGGAGCCTCAAGCAGACTTTTCATATGCGTGTCGGCAACGATTATAAGCGTTTTTTTAGTCAGAATTTCCGATGCGTAAGCCTCGTTTATAATAAAATCATCGTATTCGTCATCAAGCAAATCAATAAGATTTTTAACCGACTGATTGTAGCTTTGCATAAGAAGTTTTACTTCTTTTCCGAGCGCGGTGCACGCTCTGAAAAGTCCGAGAGCCGAGCCCATAACGTCAACGTCGGCGTTGCGGTGTCCCATAATTATAACGTTTTCCGCATCCTCGATAAGTTCTTTTAACGCGTACGAAACAATTCGCGCCTTAACGCGCGTGCGCTTTTCGACTTCTTTTGATTTACCGCCGAAGAAACTGTATTTTTCCTTATCTTTTATAACAACCTGGTCGCCGCCGCGTCCGAGCGCCATATCCAGCGCAACATACGAAAAAGCGTCGTTCTGTGCCATACTCCCGCCGTCACAGCCTATACCTATACTCAATGTAAGCGGAAATTTATTTCCTATTCGTATGTCGCGGAAATCTTTCAAAAATTCAAATTTTGTATCTATAAAATGACGAAGCGCCTTGTTGTCGAAATAGAAAAAATATCTGTCTTTTTCAAGCTTTTTGAGTATGCCGTTAACCTCCGCCGCAAGCGACGTGAGCGCCTCGTCAAACGTTGCGATAAGCATAGGACGGTCGGCTGACGGTGTATCCTGAATAATATCGTCGTAGTTGTCGATTACCATAACCGCGCTGATAAACTTTTCCTCATCGTACTTTATTTTCAAAAGCTCGTCGTCGCTCCTGTCATCCCAGTAAAGCACGATACAGCTTTCGTCGCTGTCCTCGATATGTGTTATATTGCCGAAAACGTGATAATATTTTTCGCCGAGTTTAAAATAATACGAAACCGAACTGTCGTCCTCTTTGTATAGACTGTCAAAGTCAAAATCGGGAATTATCGAATTTATTTTCTTGTCAAATGCATCTGATTTTGCAAAATCAATATCCGCAAGCGACGCGAAAAACTCATTGTACCAAGTAATTGTTCCGTTTTCCGACAAAATAACCACAGGGAGCGGGAAATTAAAAAGCGAGTCTTTGTGCGCACTGTCTATCGTGGTTGTAAGCTTGCTCAAATAACGCATGACCTCGCGTTTTCGAAAAACAAGAGTTACAATATAAAACACCGCAAGACCGAGGAAAATTATAAGTTCAAACGCCGCAACGCGCAAATCAAAAAACGCGGTCACAATGCCGAAAAGAAGTATAACCCACAGGTAGAAAGCGTTGTTTATCATAAAACTGATAAGGGATTTTTTCAAATTCACTCTCCGTCGTCCTCCTCGTTTTCGGGTTTTATATCCTGCCCGATTTTGCGTATGTCATAGCGCGAATCAAGCATACCGACTATGACAAGTCCCGGCAGGAGAAACGGCGCCGACATACATGCAAACATCAGCAC
The window above is part of the Qingrenia yutianensis genome. Proteins encoded here:
- a CDS encoding tRNA1(Val) (adenine(37)-N6)-methyltransferase, with the translated sequence MERIDDLGVKNLKLIQDTDLFCFGTDAVLLSAFATVKPNAKVVDLCSGNGIIPVLLSGKTKAEKIIGVEIQKEPFLLAKRSAELNGICGRVDFINCDAKGIKEHLPSGYADTVTCNPPYMNGNWGFLSPSDKKALARHEITINIDDVAKISAYLLKCGGYFSMVHRAERLCDVICAMRKYKIEPKRIRFVHSYLQSAPKLFLIEGISGAKPALKVLKPLVIYGENGEYTDEVKRLYKGENC
- a CDS encoding DUF362 domain-containing protein, which produces MAYVIGDDCISCGACAGECPVSCISEGDGKYVIDANECLECGACAGVCPVDAPKAE
- a CDS encoding PSP1 domain-containing protein: MVNVVGVRFKSVGKIYYFDPENIEIKKGDSVIVETSRGVEFGSVVLANKEISENEIVSPLKKVLRKATDDDIKIMLDNKEKEKQAFEKCVKKIEEHELAMKLVDVEYTFDHNKILFYFTADGRIDFRELVRDLASLFKTRIELRQIGVRDEAKMLGGIGVCGRPLCCSLYLGEFEPVSIKMAKEQSLSLNPTKISGTCGRLMCCLKNEQEAYEDLIRRTPHTGSVVKTPDGKGTVVSANLLKSLVNVSLDIDGEKEIKEYKLSDIKILKKVNVKIDDSESKDLKALED
- a CDS encoding DNA polymerase III subunit → MNAKLMPTGQQKLKDFFYSLKNENRFLSSYIFEGAKGSGKETMAKYFSAHILCESNPPCLECNACKTLYAGTNPNVITISNDDKAEIGASKIRELVTDVFIRPQSADKKIFIIKNAHLMNETAQNSLLKVIEEPPEYAVFILLCENRNKILPTILSRCASVLIPPLSNEAIFEIFGSKNEFLAAYSMGNPGKFLSLSEDGEFLTLREEFFNKIPLLIQKKRTSIYPLCEFFGKNKDEKDTLFEFLTLFFGDILLKKNFLEGRIINRDKTETIDRFNTETTKQSVVSSLEIIAKLQRELGKYGAYALCVNDMFIKLWEEING
- a CDS encoding cyclic-di-AMP receptor → MKLITAIVNDHDGQMVLEALNKEGFAVTKLATTGSFLKVGNMTLIIGTEDDLVQKAIDTIKSQCRRRKQVVITPAYLETAGGYATRPTEVDVGGATVFVQDIERFERI
- the ftsH gene encoding ATP-dependent zinc metalloprotease FtsH, translated to MKKYIKGIGFYVLLFAVIIFIFTLLNYQSGPKEISFSELVNYINKGSVTQLQIDENNQAIAVIKEGKGEKETTLVADIPDIEILYQHAGDQIKKQVSEESLKLVTPQPSPVPWWLSMLPSLILTIIIIAFWIMFFRQSQGGGTGKAMSFGKSRARVSVKDKDSVTFKDVAGADVEKAELAEIVEFLRAPQKFTALGAKIPKGVLLVGPPGTGKTLLAKAVAGEADVPFFSISGSDFVEMFVGVGASRVRDLFEQAKKAAPSIIFIDEIDAVGRQRGAGLGGGHDEREQTLNQLLVEMDGFGANVGVIVIAATNRPDILDSALLRPGRFDRQVVVDVPDIIGREAILKVHSRKKPLGSDVDLSVIAKTTAGFTGADLANLLNEAALLAARKSKTEINMQEIEDAMIKVVVGTEKKTRNMSEHEKKLTAYHEAGHAIITRLLPSQDPVHQVSIIPRGRAGGFTMSLPSEDKYYNTKGEMIDSIIVLLGGRSAEALTLNDISTGASNDIQRASKIARDMVTKYGMSDKIGPICFGNDHDEVFIGRDFVQSRNMSEHVSAEIDEEIRDIIDTAYERCKTMLTQNMDKLRAVAEVLIEREKISGEEFEKVFNGEKLDGLKFEGVSEDTAVSAEENTENSDNSSNSENTGADDTDTNA
- the hpt gene encoding hypoxanthine phosphoribosyltransferase, coding for MIDPKTIGEVIYTREDIKKRVEELGKQISEEYAGKEIILVCILKGSFAFTADLAREIDIPCSIEFMQVSSYSNGTTTSGSLKIIKDINVPVDGKHLLIIEDIIDTGITLNNLKKMFDTRNPASVKLCAFLDKPSRRQAPIEADYVGFTVEDNFLVGYGLDYAQHFRNLPYIAILKEEYYK
- the tilS gene encoding tRNA lysidine(34) synthetase TilS, which gives rise to MHKFEKKVYDTIIKHNMLSGGESVLAGFSGGADSTALVCALMSIGFKVCTAHINHGLRGADADFDMNFVQNFCTKNNIKCFVKKADVKKYAKEKRLSCEEAGRNVRYSYFYETADICGIDKIAVAHSKNDSVETSIFNFIRGASSGGLKGILPVNGRIVRPLIECSRDEIEEYLRDKNIEFVTDKTNFENEYSRNKIRNIIIKEMQKINPSLINTVFENGKILGEENDFICEYTKKTAEKCVVYQNSEVFLDLNKIKNEHVTVKKHLVIFCAQLIINDFHASAKFINSAVNLTRGKKIYLGNYGLTISNNYDILRFKVNFADDNTVFADKNGISGENKGFEYRIFDGNDINLQKIFDEINTKFDVSFVSFDEITDFNSASYICIDGIDEPIYIRNRRNGDKISVANVGTKKLKDIFIDRKINPDERDKISVVATDDKILAVCGFAVGKDFFVNRESKRILMIKT
- the dnaB gene encoding replicative DNA helicase, translating into MAEEVIRTMPHSIEAEQIILGSIIFDNECMPDISAKIKIEDFYIEQHKNIFEAMINISNRAEPIDLVTLQSALGEKFDSAGGAQYLTQLRYMVSTTANLKYHIQIVKDKAILRRLIRAAGEIAEKSYNSDNDVSQVINIAENKILEISQGKEMSDIYHIRDILASNLSKIEDLMKNKGNVTGVPTGFDELDKRTAGLQPTDLILIAARPSMGKTSFAVNIATNAAVRYKKSVAIFSLEMGKEQLANRILSSEALISSGKMRVGDLDANDAQRLVNTMEYISSANIYIDDTPGITIAEIRAKCRRLSLKGQLDMIVIDYLQLMSGSGRDSRQQEVSENSRLLKILAKELKVPVIALSQLNREADKRGDHKPQLSDLRDSGAIEQDADIVMFLYREAKYDQSADQNVAEVIIAKHRNGSTDSFNVGWRGEYTQFSNLDTIHTEPQR
- the rplI gene encoding 50S ribosomal protein L9, translated to MKVIFLQDVKGKGKKGEIKNVSDGFAKNFLLPQKMAVEATAANLNAAKGKQESIQYHKDMEEENAKKLAEKIAQISLNISAKAGENGKLFGSVTSKELSEILKKEHGFDIDKRKFVLPDGIKSEGAYTVDIKLHPGIVAKLKVTVKAQ
- a CDS encoding DHH family phosphoesterase, producing the protein MNLKKSLISFMINNAFYLWVILLFGIVTAFFDLRVAAFELIIFLGLAVFYIVTLVFRKREVMRYLSKLTTTIDSAHKDSLFNFPLPVVILSENGTITWYNEFFASLADIDFAKSDAFDKKINSIIPDFDFDSLYKEDDSSVSYYFKLGEKYYHVFGNITHIEDSDESCIVLYWDDRSDDELLKIKYDEEKFISAVMVIDNYDDIIQDTPSADRPMLIATFDEALTSLAAEVNGILKKLEKDRYFFYFDNKALRHFIDTKFEFLKDFRDIRIGNKFPLTLSIGIGCDGGSMAQNDAFSYVALDMALGRGGDQVVIKDKEKYSFFGGKSKEVEKRTRVKARIVSYALKELIEDAENVIIMGHRNADVDVMGSALGLFRACTALGKEVKLLMQSYNQSVKNLIDLLDDEYDDFIINEAYASEILTKKTLIIVADTHMKSLLEAPQLLECTSRIVVIDHHRRSADFIDNAVLTYHEPYASSASELITEMLQYMDSSIMLKRIEADALYAGIYLDTKNFSFKTGVRTFEAAAYLKKLGIDTVYIKKLFQVDMNTVAKKWRIIENAHFYKNNIVFAACEKSAEDMQTIVAQAADELLNVKGVTCSFVICQLGADVTISARSFGEINVQVILEKLSGGGHMTMAGAYIKNASVADVESQLKNLIDEYLKNK